TTGAATATGTGCTTAATCAGGTAGGAATGACTGGTTTTGAAAAAAGACCAGTTCATACTTTGAGCGGTGGACAAAAACAACGCTTAACTATTGCATGCGCTCTTATTAGTAATAGAAATTTTATTCTTTTAGATGAGCCTACAGCGTTACTCGATCAAACCAGCCAATTAAAAGTTTTACAAACTATTAAAAAACTTACAAGTAACCATAAAAAACCTTTATCAGCTTTGTGGATTACTCATCGTTATGAAGAATTAACTTATGCTGATGCAGTAGCAGAATTGAAAAATGGTTTTTTATCTAGCTGGCAAGAACCATCAAAATTTCAATATAATTAATTCTTGTACTTGTCATAAGGTACTTTAAAGAGCTAAATTCACTTTATATTCCTCGGTAGCTCAGCGGTAGAGCGATCGACTGTTAATCGATTGGTCGCAGGTTCGAATCCCGCCCGGGGAGTTTATAATTTTCAAAAAATTTTCTAAAGTTACCCCATAAAGGTGACTTTTTTATTTTTTAATCTTTTTTGTAAAATAGTGAATAGCCGAAGATATAATCAAGAAATTTGATACAATATTAAGAACAGTATATAGAACATCAAAGTTAATTTAATAATCCCCTATAAACCGTTATTAAGAATTATAAAAAAAATTTTATTAGAACAGTAATTAGAACAGTAATTAGAACATCTACTAACTTCTCGATACAAGCAAAAAAGTTCTTTGATTGAATTTCATATTTTTTAAAATTAGGACATATTTTTTTGTATCGTTTGACTTACTACACTTTTCAGGAAATTCTAGTCATCCCACATATCCTTTTTCTCTTGATCGAAATTATTCCTTTCAAGTAATTCTATTCTTTGTTTCTGAGAATCTATTTCTGTTTCAATTACGTTTTTGTCATCAATATATTTTGTTTGTATTTCTAAAATAATCATTTCAAATTGTTCTCCAAAAAAACCTGACATTTCTCTCCATGCTTCCATTTCCTCTTCTTTGTCAATAGTATCGTTGATCTGATGAGAAATAATTTCTAGTACGTATTGTTTAAGTTCTTGATGACTCATCGATTCAACTTTTTTTTGAATATAAAGTTCTTTAAGATTCTCTAGTTGTTTTTTTGATAAATCAGAATAGATAATCTGCTTCTTTTTCATAGACATTTAAATTTTTTTCAATATAGTCAAAATTATTATTTTAAACATTCTGGATAAATAAACTAAATTAATTCCTATTTAACAATTGAAAAACTCCATTCAATTTAATTTTTATGTATCTTACATTGGCAATTTGAATTGGATAATCTTTCAGATTTAAACAGTATTTGTTTCTAATAATCCTTTGATTATTAAGAAAAAGTAAATAGAATCGAAAGAAATTCTAAAATTTCCACTTTTTTAAAATTTGGAATTTCTATCTAATCCCTTGCTATAACAAAGTTATTTGATAAATCTAATTGATAAAATTGTTTACACTAATTCAGCAATCTTTATAAATTCTTGAGAGAATCATAATACTAAAACTTAATTTTAATTTAATAGTTTATAAATATGAAAATTTCAATCCTCTTAATTGAAGACGATCGTGATATGCGTGATTTGGTGGCTAGGCATCTAGAACATTCTGGTTTCGATGTCCAAAAAGCTGAAGATGGAATTAAAGGACAAGCATTAGCTCTTCAATATTCACCAGATTTAATACTCTTAGATTTAATGCTACCTAGTGTTGATGGATTAACTTTATGCCAGAGACTAAGAAGAGATGAAAGAACATCAAATATACCAATTTTGATGATAACTGCATTAGGCGGTCTTAAAGATAAAGTTACTGGGTTTAATTCTGGAGCAGATGATTACATTACTAAACCATTCGACCTAGAAGAATTACATGTACGTATAAAAGCTTTATTAAGAAGGACCAATAGAGCGCAATTGAATTCAAGTAATCAGCAAGAAATATTAAATTATGGCCCTTTAACTCTTGTTCCGGAAAGATTTGAAGCTATCTGGTTTGAATCTCCTGTTAGGTTAACTCATCTTGAATTTGAGCTGCTACATTGTCTCTTGCAGAGGCATGGTCAAACTGTATCGCCAGCATTAATACTAAAAGAGGTTTGGGGATACGAACCTGATGATGATATTGAGACAATAAGGGTTCATATTAGACACTTACGCACTAAGCTTGAACCTGATCCACGTAAACCTATTTATATAAAAACTGTATATGGTGCTGGGTATTGTCTTGAGTTACCTATTGGTTCTCAAGTGGAAACTGCTAAGCAAGAATTTATTCAAGCAAAAAATCCTGATTTGATAAATTCTGCAGTGGATTAACCTCGTGTATTTTCCATTGAAATTTTTAAAAAAGTAATCTCCCATGCCAGTCTTGGTTGAATATTTTTTCTTAAGAGGATCTTTAAATTTTCAAGTTTTTTAATTAAACCGATATTTTTCGTTTTTCTCCACCAAATAGTTTGAATTAAATTTACTAAACAAATCTGTTGAAAAATTTCTAACTTTTCAGATATTGATTTAGATATTTCTAATATTTCCAAACTATTTTTTATTGGAGAATCCATTTTACTTATTATTTCATTTGAAAAATCATTCAAAATTTGAATATTTTGCAATAATTGATTTGGAGATCCATTTGCAGAGTTTATTAAATCTTCAAATTTTAATTTTGTATGAATATTTAATTTAGAATTATCTAGATATTCTTTCAAAATAGACTTTATTTGTATACCAGAAAAAGATCGAAATCTGACGATTTGACACCTTGAGATGATCGTATCTAAGAGAAGGTTTAATTTAGACGTTAGTAAAATGAAAATGCCATTATTAGGTTCTTCTAAGGTTTTTAAAAGGCAATTTGAGGCAGCTTCGTTTAAGAGGTGTGCATCAATAATTAAAACAATTTTTTTTTCTGAGTTTATTGATTTTTGACTAAGAAAAGTTTTGATATTCCGTATTTGAGCAATTTTAATAATTTCAGACCCACTTTTTATTGTTTTTTCAAGATCGGAACTTCCTGAATTTTTAGATTTATAAAGAGAATCAGGTTCAACAATTAAAAAATCAGGATGGTTATTGTTTGTAATTTTCTCTTCAACATTTTCTTTTGGCGAAGACTGTTTGAAAATCTCTTTTATAAATTGCAGAGCAGTTTGTTTCTTTCCTAATCCTTCTGCACCATAAAATATATATCCATTAGCAAATGTTTTGTTTTTAATTATGTTGTTAAGACAGATATCGACTTCTTCATGCAAGAAAAAATTATTTTTTTTAATCTCAATCATTTGTTATCAGAAAAATGGTTTAGCAAAGTCTCTTTAATTTGATTAGAAATAGTTTTAATATTTTGTGAAGCAGATATTACTTTCCAGTTTTTTTGTTTGGCAATTAGTTTGAAGCCTTCATTTACTTTTTCTAAAAATCTCATACCTTCTGATTCTATTCTGTCTGGGATTTCATTTTTTCTTCGGAATATGCTCTCTTCTGGAGAAATTTCTAAAAAGAAAGTGAGATCAGGATATTCTCCTTGACATACAATAGATTCAATATTTTGAATTATTTCTAAATTTATATTTCTTCCATACCCTTGATAAGCCAGGGTCGAATCGGAAAATCTATCACTTATTACCCAATCATTGTTATTTAATGCAGGTGAAATAATTTTGGAAACGTGTTCAGCTCTATCCGCTGAATAAAGCAATAATTCCGCAAGAGATGAAGGCTTGTTTTTTTCATTATTATCAAGGATCAGTCCTCTAAGTTTTTTCCCTAAAAGACTGCCTCCCGGCTCTCTAGTTGTGATTAATTTAGACCCTTTCTTTATTAGACCACTATTAGGAAGCCATTTAGATAGTTCATCTATTTGGGTTGTTTTACCACATCCATCAATACCCTCAATAACGATAAATTTTCCTTTCATTTAATCCAAAGATAAAGCATTAATTACAACTGTAATTGAGCTAACAGCCATTAATAATGCTGCTAATGAGGGAGTAAGAAGAATACCGTATTTAGGGAACAAAATGCCGGCGGCTAAAGGTATAGCTAGTAAGTTGTAACCAAAAGCCCATGTTAGATTTTGCTTGATTTTTCTTATGGTTTTTTTTGCAAGATTTAAGGCGTAGGGTAATCCATTTAGTTGATCTCCCATCAATACTACATCTGCATTTGCCTTAGCTATTTGAGTACCTGATCCTACTGCAATTCCTAAGTCTGAGCATGCTAAGGCTGGGACATCATTAATACCATCACCAATCATTGCTACTTTACTATTAATTTTTAAATTTTCTATAGTCTTAAGTTTCATTTCAGGAAGAAGATCCCATTTTACTTCTGTTTCTTTACAACCAATTTTTTTTGCTAAAGCTAAAACTGTTTGTTTCCTATCTCCACTTAAAATATTAATTTTAAATTTGTTTTCTCTTAAATTTTGTACTGTTTTAATTGAATCATCTCTGAGTAAATCTCCTAGGAAGATAAAGCCTAATAACTTATCTTTGATACTTACTCCAATAATAGTGTTCGTTTTTGTCTCTTCATTTTCAATAACTTTTTTTGCATCACTATCAATAATTGTTCCTTTACTTAAAAGCCATTCAATATTTCCAATATTAATAAGTCCATCAATTGACTCTAGTTCTCCAGAAATACCTCGACCTGAATAAGTAAAAATTTTTTTTATGGGAAATAAACTTAAATTTTGTTTTTTTGCCTCCTGAATTAAGGCATTTGCGATTGGATGTCTGCTTTCCTTTTCTAAACTGGCAGCTATTCTCAATAAGAATGAATTATCATAATTATATTTGTAACCAACAATGAAAGGCTTACCTTTTGTCAATGTACCTGTCTTGTCAAAAATAATGTGATTAATTTTTGAAGCCATCTCAATTTTGTCTCCGCCTTTAAATAAAACTCCTTTTTTTGCTGCTTTACCTGATGCGACAGTTATTACAGTTGGGGTGGCTAAACCTAATGCACATGGACAAGCTATTACTAAAACGGCAATTGATAATTGAATGGCTAAACTAAGGAAATTGTCAGCATTACTACCAAGCGAACTATGAAGTGTATGGTTTGAGTGAGTGAAGAATTGATGATTATGACTTAATAAATCTGGCCAAATTTTTCTTGCACACATCCACCAAAAGAAGAAAGTTAAAGTAGCAAAAATAAGTACAAAGTAAGTAAATTTGCCTGCAATTTCATCTGCAATTCTTTGGATCCGAGGTTTTCTAGCGTTTACAGACTCAATAAGGTTTACAAGTTTTGCAAGAGAAGAATCCCCTCCGACCTTTTGAACTTTAAGTCTAAGAGTTGAATTAAGATTTAAAGATCCACTAGATAGATTTTCGCCTTCTTTTATCTCGATAGGTTTGGATTCTCCAGTAATATGTGAAACATCAACATATGAATTACCTTGAATAACAATGCAGTCAGCAGGTACTCTATCTCCTGCTAAAACTTGAATCTCTTGATCAGGTCTTAAAGTGTTAACTCTTATTGATTTGATTTGATTATCTTCAGTGTAGATATTTGCCATTTCAGGTTGAAGATCTAATAACTCTCCAATGGATGAACCAGTTTGGTATCTTGCTCTTTCCTCTAAGAAACGCCCAATCAATATAAAACCTAAAAGCATAACTGGTTCATTAAAAAAACAAGGAAAACCAGTAGCAGGAAATATTAGGGATAGAAGACTCGTTGTATATGAGCTAGTTACTCCAAGAGCTACTAAAGAATCCATATCCGGACGATTCTTAATGAATGATTTAAATCCATTAATAATTATTACTCTGCCAGGAAATAATAGAGCTAATGTTGCTAATGAAGCGTGAAAAAATATATTACCTAATATTGGAGAATTTATATATCTTCCTTCTGCTAGATGACCTAAACCTGAAAATAATAAAAGCAATAAAGCAAAAGTTAATTTTTTCCATTGATTATTCCACTTCTTTTTTTTTTCTAATTCTGTCTTATTTATTTTTTTTGAAAAATCATTTATGTAAATCTTTGATGGGAATCCATTCTCTTTTAGATTTTTGAGAACTGTTTCTATTTTTATATGATTCTGGGTAATTTCAAAATATGCACTTTCAGTTAGTAAGTTAACAGAGACATTTTCAATACCATCGGAATTATTTAATATTTTTTCAACAGTACTCACACAACCTCCACACTTCATCCCTTTAATGCTTAATTGAATACTTTCCATATTTTTCACGAATGAAGCAAATTAATACTTGACCTTTTTTTTAACTATAATAATAAATGTAATAGACTTTTTAAATAGTTATTTTTTAAATTACTATATTAATTTTATTAGTTTTAGCGCGGTGCCTAGTAATCAAAACAGAGACAATTTTATCGACAAAGCTTTTACTGTAATTGCTGAATCAATAGTAAAAATAATGCCTATTGCAGAGAAAGAAAAAAAAGCATATATCTATTATAGAGATGGCCTAGCTGCTCAAAATAATGGGGATTATTCTGAAGCATTAGAGTATTACAAAGAGAGTTTACTACTTGAAGAAAATAAAATTGATAGGGGTGAGACTCTAAAAAATATGGCAATAATATATATGAGTAATGGTGAAGAGGATCTGTCTATTGAAACTTATGAAAAAGCATTATTAGAAAATCCCAAACAGCCATCATGCCTTAAAAATATAGGTTTGATTTATGAAAAAAGGGGAAGATATGCAGAGCAAAATGGAGATTTAGATCAGAGAGATATTTGGTTTGATAAAGCTGCCGAAGTCTGGTCTAAAGCAGTGAGATTATATCCAGGAGGTTATCTAGATATTGAGAATTGGTTGAAAAACTCAGGAAGAAGTTCAATCGATATGTACCTCTAATTTTTTTAACCTGATAAAGAATAGTCGACTGCTTCTTTAATATTGGATATCTCTTTGATATTTATTAAATTTTGAAAATTATTATTTAGTTCATCATCTAGTTTTGGCACTACGATATTTTTGATCCCTAGTCTTACGGCTTCCTCTATCTTTGTTCGAAGGTTATTCGATTTTCTAACCTGACCGCTCAAACCCAATTCCCCAATAAATGAGCTATCTGCCAGAGGAGGAATATTTTTCAAACTTGATAAAATTGATATTGCTACACCTAGGTCAGATGAGGGATCATTTATCTCAAAACCACCACCAGTAGCTATATAACAATCAAATTCAGATAATTTTATACCTACGTGTTTTTCAATAACAGCTAGAATTTGATGTAATCTATTTGTGCTAATTCCAGTTGTAGTTCGTCTTGGGTTACTATAGAAAGTTTTATTGACTAGTGCTTGTATATCAACTGCTAATGGTCGAGTGCCCTCATTTGTAATCGTAGTTGTTACACCTGAAATATTTTCTTTATTTGTAAAAATTGAACTTGGGTTTTTAATCTCTCGTAAGCCCTCTTCAAGCATTTCAAAAATCCCAATTTCAAAGGTTGATCCAAATCGATTCTTTATACTTCTTAGTAATCTATGAGAGGAAATATTATCTCCTTCAAAGTTTATTACTGTATCAACTAAATGCTCTAGAGTTTTAGGACCAGCTAAAGCACCATCTTTGGTTACATGGCCAATTATTAGAAGAGCGATATTATTGTCTTTGGCGAGATTTTGCAATTCAGATGAACATGCTCTAACTTGAGAAACCGATCCTGGTGAACTCTCCATTTCATGATTATGGATGGCTTGAATACTATCAATAATTGCGTAACTCGGATTTATACGTTTGATCTCTTCAATAATTAGGGATAAATTAGTTTCTGCAAAAATTTTCAAATCAATACTGCTTTGATTTAATCTTTCCCATCTAATTTTTACTTGTTCTAAAGATTCTTCTGCAGTTATGTATAAAACTCTCTCATTGAGAGATATTTTTCCTGCTGATTGAAGAACTAATGTGCTTTTACCTATACCTGGTTCACCTCCAAGTAAAACAACAGATCCGGGTACTATTCCACCTCCAAGAACTCGATCAAATTCTTTAAAACCACTTGTAAATCTTGATATTTTTTTTGATGAAATTTCATTAAACGGTATAGATTTCTTAATACTTTTAATATCTTGATGTCTAGATCTCTTGCTTTTAATTTCTTCTACAATGGAATTCCATGAGTTGCAATTTAGACATTTTCCAAAGTATTGAGAAGTTTCAGTACCGCAATTTTGACAAATAAAGGTCGAAAAGTTGCTAGACATTTAGTTTCTCAATAATGTAATTGAACTGGAATGTTTGGGATATTGCCCCTCTACAAGTTAGATTAGGATAATAATAAATTCTCTTACTGATTAGCTAATAGAAACATATGGCTTTATCTAGTCAAACCAAAGAAACAATACTGGTCGCTGATGACGAGGCAAGTATTAGAAGAATTCTGGAGACACGTCTTTCCATGATTGGCTACAAAGTTGTAACTGCAAGTGATGGTAAAGAGGCACTTAAGTTATTTAAAGATTATGAACCCGATTTAGTTGTGCTTGACGTAATGATGCCAAAGTTAGATGGATATGGAGTTTGTCAAGAATTAAGGAAAGATTCTGATGTTCCAATCGTTATGTTGACTGCATTAGGAGATGTTGCAGATAGGATAACAGGATTAGAATTAGGAGCAGACGATTATGTAGTTAAACCATTTAGTCCAAAGGAACTAGAGGCTAGAATTAGGTGTGTTCTAAGAAGAATTGACAAAGAACAAATGCCTGGGATGCCTAATTCAGGTTTAATTTTAGTCACAGATATAAAGATTGATACAAATAGGAGACAAGTGTTTAAAAGTGATGAGAGAATTAGACTAACTGGTATGGAATTTAGTCTTTTAGAGCTTTTGGTTAGTAGGTCAGGAGAGCCATTTAGTAGAGGAGAGATATTGAAAGAGGTTTGGGGATACACACCCGAAAGACACGTAGATACAAGAGTAGTTGATGTACATATATCGAGATTAAGGTCAAAACTGGAGGCTGATCCAGCAAATCCTGAATTGATATTAACAGCAAGAGGTACAGGATATCTTTTTCAGCGTATTGTTGATATTGCACCTTTTGATGGGAAGTAGATGGGGAAAGAAACTTTACCTAAAATTAACAAGTCCAGAGCTATCAGAAGATTAGTTATTTGGTATAAAAGAAACTCAGCCGTAACTTCAATAGTAGATACTGCTGCTAGTTCTGCCGCAACGGCTAGTAATGTTGCTAGTAATGTTGCAGGAAATGTTGCAGGAAATGTATTTTCAAGCGCTGAATCTGTTGTGAATACTGCTAGCAGTGTGGTTTCAAATGCCAGTTCATTGGCCAAGAATACATTGCAGCCATTAGTTTTTGATCCATTAAAAAGGTTGCAAAATAGCGATAATATTTTAGATAAAGAAGGGGAGTCGCAATCAAATAGGATTTGGATAGCAGTCGATGGCATGGGTGGAGACTATGCTCCAGGTCCAATCCTCGAGGGTTGTCTCGAAGCGATAAGTAGATTTCCAATAAATATAAAGTTTGTTGGCAATATTGAAAAAGTTAAAAATTCAGCAGAAAAAATTGGTTTAGAAGAATTAGTTGAAAAAGAAATAAAAAATAATCGTCTTGAATTAATTGATAGTGGAGAACCTATCGGAATGAATGAAGAGGCTACAGCGGTTAGAAAAAGGAAAAACGCGAGTATAAATGTTGCTATGGATTTAGTAAGAAAAAATAAAGCACAAGCTGTTTATTCAGCTGGTAATTCAGGAGCAATGATGGCTTCAGCCATATTTAGAATTGGTAGATTGAAAGGGATTGATAGACCTGCTATAGGGGCATTATTTCCAACAAGGGATCAAACTCGTCCCGTATTAGTTTTAGATGTTGGAGCTAATACCGACTGTAAACCAACTTATCTTCATCAGTTTGCACTTTTAGGTAATATTTATGCAAAAGATGTCTTGCAAGTGAAAAAACCAAGAATTGGCCTTTTAAATATTGGAGAAGAAGAATGCAAAGGTAATGATTTATCCTTAAAAACATATGAATTATTATCTGCTGAAAAAAGTTTTGATTTTGGAGGTAATTGTGAAGGTCGAGATGTTTTGTCAGGTAATTTTGATGTAGTAGTATGTGATGGGTTTACCGGGAATATATTATTAAAATTTCTTGAATCAGTGGGAGGCGTATTATTAGATATCTTACGATCAGAGCTTCCAAGAGGGAGGCGGGGAAAAGTTGGTTCAGCTTTTTTAAAAAGTAATTTACTCAGAATAAAGAAAAGATTAGATCACGCTGAACATGGTGGTGCCTTATTACTCGGGGTAAACGGTATTTGCGTAATAGGCCATGGTAGCAGTAAGTCTTTATCAGTAGTTAGTGCTCTTCGCTTGGCTCACTCGGCAGTGAACCATAACGTGATGGAAAATTTAAATCAACTTCAAAAGCTTCAAGTTTTAAATTCTTAAAACATATTGCGTCAAATTTATGTTTGACTTATATAAGTAACAAAAAAAATTCTTTTGGAAGGAATCAAGCTTAATCAGATTGGAGTTTCATTTAAAGGAAGTGGAAGTTATGTACCTGATCAAATATTGACCAATCAAAAAATTAGCCAAAAAGTAGATACTAGTGATGAGTGGATCAAATCCAGAACTGGCATTGCTGAGAGAAGAATTTCTAGTTCAGGAGATAATGTCACTGAAATGGGCTATAAAGCAGCAAAAACTGCGATATCAATGGCTAATTGGGACATTGAAACTATTGATTTAATTATCTTAGCTACCTCTACTCCACATGATTTATTTGGTTCAGCACCGTCTATTCAAGCTAAATTGGGTGCCAATAATGCTGTGGCTTTCGATTTAACTGCAGCATGTAGTGGTTTTTTATTCGCTTTAATAACAGCCTCACAATTCTTAAAAGGGGGTAGCTTCAAAAGGGCACTTGTTATAGGAGCAGATCAATTGTCAAGCTTTGTTGATTGGAATGATAGAAGAAGTTGTATTCTCTTTGGAGATGGTGCTGGTGCATTAGCAATTGAAGCAATAAGTGAATTTGATAATTTTATTGGTTTTGATATGCAAACTGATGGAGAAAGAGGTTCTTTTCTTAATCTTCCATCAAAAAATAAAATGGATTCCATAATTGATAATGTTAATTTTTTAAGTGGAGGTTTTTCTCCAATTCAGATGAACGGTCAGGAAGTTTATAAATTTGCAGTTAGAGAAGTCCCCTTAATTCTTGATAAGTTATTTAGAAAAACAAATATCAGTTCTGATGAAATTGATTGGCTTGTGTTGCATCAAGCTAATCAAAGAATATTGGATTCTGTAGGAGAAAGGTTAAAAATTTCTAGAAAAAAAATTCTTAGTAATTTAGAAAATTATGGAAATACTTCAGCAGCAACAATTCCACTAATGATGGATGAGGCCATAAGAAATAATAAAATTAAACAAAATGATATTATTGCTACAAGTGGATTTGGGGCTGGGTTAAGTTGGGGTGCAGCCCTCATTAAATGGGGTTAAACACGAAATAGGATCATTATGACAGTTGCATGGGTATTCCCTGGACAAGGTTCACAAAAAATTGGAATGGCAAAACAAATTGAAAATTTGCCAGGCACAAAGGAAAGATTTAGTTATGCCTCTGAAATATTTGAGAGAAATTTATTTGAAATTTGTGAGTTAAATGTTGAACCAATAAATCCTCTTAGTGATTTAAATAATACAAGCAATACACAAATTTGTCTTTTTTTAGTTGAGTCAATTTTATTAGATGCCTTAAAGAATAATGGTTTAAAACCAAATTATGTTGCTGGGCACAGTTTAGGAGAAATTACGGCACTATATTGCGCAGATGTTTTTTCATTCCAAGATTGTGTATCACTAATAAAAGTAAGATCTCAATTAATGTTGAACGCTGTGAAAGGATCTATGGCTGCAGTAATTGGGTTTGATAGAAATCAACTTGATTTATTAGTAAAAAAAATTGATGATGTTGTTATTGCTAACGATAATAGCTCTTCTCAAGTTGTTTTATCAGGATCTGATGAAGCATTAGATAATTTATCTAGAGAAATTTCTTGCAAAAAATTTCTGAAGTTAAATGTCTCAGGTGCATTTCATTCACCATTTATGAATGAGCCTTCAGCACAATTTTCTGAGTACTTAAAGCAGATTAAATTTAAAAATCCCTCTTTTCCAGTAATAAGTAATTATGAACCTTCGCTTTGTAGCGATCCGAATGAACTTAAAATTAGATTAGAAAATCAAATGTGTAATGGGGTTCGGTGGCGAGAAACAATGGATTTAATGGCAAAAGATACTGATCTTCATATTGTTGAAATTGGCCCCTCAAATGTACTTAGCGGTTTAGGGAAAAGACATCTTAAGGATGTAAAAATTTCTCAAGTTTCATCTTCTGATCAAATAAATTATTAATTTGAATGAAAAATGATATTTATCAAAAATTAATCTATCAATTGGTTAGTAAACTTATTGTTTTACCTGTTTATAAATTTCTATTTCGAGGACATTTAATAGGTAGAGAAAATATTCCGCAAAAAGATTCTTTTATAATGGTCTCTAATCATGGTTCTTTACTGGATCCTCCTTTATTAGGACATGCTCTTGGACGTAATATATCATTTATGGCTAAAGCAGAGCTTTTTAAAATACCTTTTCTTGGATTTATTATTAAAGCTTGTGGAGCTTATCCTGTAAAGAGGGGAATTGCAGA
This sequence is a window from Prochlorococcus marinus XMU1419. Protein-coding genes within it:
- a CDS encoding beta-ketoacyl-ACP synthase III — translated: MEGIKLNQIGVSFKGSGSYVPDQILTNQKISQKVDTSDEWIKSRTGIAERRISSSGDNVTEMGYKAAKTAISMANWDIETIDLIILATSTPHDLFGSAPSIQAKLGANNAVAFDLTAACSGFLFALITASQFLKGGSFKRALVIGADQLSSFVDWNDRRSCILFGDGAGALAIEAISEFDNFIGFDMQTDGERGSFLNLPSKNKMDSIIDNVNFLSGGFSPIQMNGQEVYKFAVREVPLILDKLFRKTNISSDEIDWLVLHQANQRILDSVGERLKISRKKILSNLENYGNTSAATIPLMMDEAIRNNKIKQNDIIATSGFGAGLSWGAALIKWG
- the plsX gene encoding phosphate acyltransferase PlsX; protein product: MGKETLPKINKSRAIRRLVIWYKRNSAVTSIVDTAASSAATASNVASNVAGNVAGNVFSSAESVVNTASSVVSNASSLAKNTLQPLVFDPLKRLQNSDNILDKEGESQSNRIWIAVDGMGGDYAPGPILEGCLEAISRFPINIKFVGNIEKVKNSAEKIGLEELVEKEIKNNRLELIDSGEPIGMNEEATAVRKRKNASINVAMDLVRKNKAQAVYSAGNSGAMMASAIFRIGRLKGIDRPAIGALFPTRDQTRPVLVLDVGANTDCKPTYLHQFALLGNIYAKDVLQVKKPRIGLLNIGEEECKGNDLSLKTYELLSAEKSFDFGGNCEGRDVLSGNFDVVVCDGFTGNILLKFLESVGGVLLDILRSELPRGRRGKVGSAFLKSNLLRIKKRLDHAEHGGALLLGVNGICVIGHGSSKSLSVVSALRLAHSAVNHNVMENLNQLQKLQVLNS
- the fabD gene encoding ACP S-malonyltransferase, with translation MTVAWVFPGQGSQKIGMAKQIENLPGTKERFSYASEIFERNLFEICELNVEPINPLSDLNNTSNTQICLFLVESILLDALKNNGLKPNYVAGHSLGEITALYCADVFSFQDCVSLIKVRSQLMLNAVKGSMAAVIGFDRNQLDLLVKKIDDVVIANDNSSSQVVLSGSDEALDNLSREISCKKFLKLNVSGAFHSPFMNEPSAQFSEYLKQIKFKNPSFPVISNYEPSLCSDPNELKIRLENQMCNGVRWRETMDLMAKDTDLHIVEIGPSNVLSGLGKRHLKDVKISQVSSSDQINY